In Vagococcus hydrophili, one DNA window encodes the following:
- a CDS encoding CDP-glycerol glycerophosphotransferase family protein codes for MGVANKIARLIGPAVLPKISYYRKTVDSYTKYFVSEKVEKKTVLYESRDGKSLTDSPFAIFEYLLSVDPEQEYTHIWSVTESSEMEKVRELYKSKKNVIFVIRNSDEYLKWLTKAEFLINNSTFQPFVTIKDEQTYINTWHGTPLKTMGFDIPGNPANAKNVVRNFFMADYLISPNPHTTEMFVKNYRLNENYTGQIIESGYPRIDQTFHENKDDLLKMLFDFNVSLDLGKKIILYTPTFKGADLSVSDGEIAQIHQEMSLVRERFGEEYNVLVKVHPFIYDQAKKYVPLREFLIPDIIDTNKLLGIVDCLITDYSSIFFDYLVTDKPILFYCWDDDLYSNKRGKYFEYDELPGPVAFNIDELITKLEHLDEQQEIYKANYKLCKEKFVPYDDGQVTARVVEIIFNKETLLGVKVIQPTSCKKRLLIYPGGMRSNGITSSFLSLVQSINYEEYDVVCLLDNIRALDQIKNVADIPKNVSLLFRFDISNFTAKEYYQDMHIHLKGVKKGKEDKYPNEIYERDVRRLLGKQRFDVAIDFSGYSLHWGKIILASKADRHVCYLHSDMMLDMEREVNGRKIHKINLQGVFSVYNRYDGLVSVSEVMKEINQEKLAQYADRSKFTYADNTINPKKILEGTKEEKIIEVKDTEFFFRDGHINNLEKTIKLRSSRPDMVLGNVDKKELRDPHVDVLGKFEYNEILYYKISQNHQYLGWVEASGVEVDSVKILSKNKVSYFGKLNTSAADYFYTEPLGLAESYPLSKAGLYRNIYVSITDEVVTQTGISVRVMLKGNDLGWLPKGKITFSKKLNWTKTKEPSFKVKLLRAFALSANHLEKRYQMKRLKDTPLKKEWLAAYYENKNKTSLKGYLLPIENENYKELGVFQSIYVQSLATTLNGRWYEIMDDSGKTYFVKEEAISIKSFSEETVMTEKEVFKTATFKKIETVVFSTLLEAIDKKGTVVTSLDSVTVTKEIKTSENNIFYEVKWEDKFLFVEQASLNIMRGEGILNAKDEIIPYPDQDKVNIVTVGRLSQEKNQIVLIEAFVEFQKNQPNSHLYIIGAGPEGNNLQNKIQELGMSDYIELLGQVYNPFEFIKRCDIFALTSLYEGQSLVLIEALTLGMKCVSTDIPACRLVLKDGAYGLISETNDAYGVAQSLTEMINKEQRFETFDPYAYNQEAIKMFYQTLTSLK; via the coding sequence ATGGGAGTAGCAAATAAAATTGCGCGTTTGATTGGACCCGCTGTATTACCGAAAATATCCTATTACCGTAAAACGGTTGATTCATACACGAAATACTTTGTGTCAGAAAAAGTTGAGAAAAAAACGGTACTGTATGAAAGTCGTGATGGAAAATCTTTAACAGATTCTCCTTTTGCCATTTTTGAGTACTTATTATCAGTAGATCCTGAACAAGAGTACACGCATATTTGGAGTGTCACAGAATCAAGCGAAATGGAAAAAGTAAGAGAATTATATAAGAGTAAGAAAAATGTCATTTTCGTTATTAGAAATTCAGATGAGTATTTAAAATGGTTAACAAAGGCAGAATTTTTAATTAATAATTCAACTTTCCAACCTTTTGTAACCATCAAAGATGAACAAACCTATATCAACACATGGCACGGAACACCTTTAAAAACCATGGGCTTTGATATTCCAGGAAATCCAGCGAACGCTAAAAATGTGGTTCGTAACTTTTTTATGGCAGATTACTTAATTAGTCCAAATCCACATACAACAGAGATGTTTGTTAAAAATTATCGGTTAAACGAAAATTATACAGGGCAAATCATCGAGTCTGGTTATCCAAGAATTGATCAAACCTTTCATGAGAATAAAGATGATTTATTAAAAATGTTGTTTGATTTTAACGTCTCTTTAGATTTAGGGAAGAAAATTATTCTTTATACACCTACTTTTAAAGGGGCGGACTTAAGTGTCTCTGATGGAGAGATTGCTCAAATTCATCAAGAAATGTCTTTAGTGAGAGAACGATTCGGTGAGGAGTACAATGTATTAGTCAAAGTGCATCCTTTTATTTATGATCAAGCAAAAAAATATGTTCCACTTAGAGAATTTTTAATACCTGATATTATTGATACCAATAAATTGCTAGGAATTGTTGATTGTTTGATTACTGACTACTCCAGTATTTTCTTTGATTACTTAGTAACGGATAAACCAATATTATTTTATTGCTGGGATGATGATTTGTATTCTAATAAACGAGGTAAGTATTTTGAATACGATGAATTACCAGGACCCGTGGCATTTAATATTGATGAGCTAATAACTAAATTAGAGCACCTAGATGAGCAACAAGAAATCTATAAAGCTAATTATAAACTGTGTAAAGAAAAATTTGTTCCTTATGATGATGGTCAAGTAACAGCTAGAGTTGTGGAGATTATTTTTAATAAAGAAACTCTATTAGGTGTAAAAGTGATTCAACCGACAAGTTGTAAAAAAAGGTTATTAATTTATCCAGGTGGCATGCGTAGTAATGGGATTACGAGTAGTTTTCTTAGTTTAGTGCAAAGTATTAACTATGAAGAATATGATGTAGTGTGCTTACTGGATAATATTCGTGCTTTAGATCAGATTAAAAATGTAGCAGATATTCCAAAAAATGTATCACTTTTGTTTAGATTTGATATTTCAAACTTTACAGCTAAAGAGTACTATCAAGATATGCACATTCACCTTAAAGGGGTGAAAAAAGGTAAGGAAGATAAATATCCTAATGAAATCTACGAACGTGATGTTAGAAGGTTACTAGGAAAACAACGCTTTGACGTGGCAATTGACTTTAGTGGTTACAGCTTACATTGGGGCAAGATTATTTTGGCATCAAAAGCAGATCGACATGTTTGTTACTTACATAGCGACATGATGCTTGATATGGAACGAGAAGTTAATGGAAGAAAAATCCATAAGATTAACCTTCAAGGTGTTTTTAGCGTCTATAATCGTTATGATGGTCTAGTCTCTGTTTCTGAGGTTATGAAAGAGATTAATCAAGAAAAATTAGCACAGTATGCAGATAGAAGTAAATTTACGTATGCGGATAATACGATTAATCCTAAGAAGATTTTAGAAGGTACTAAAGAAGAAAAAATAATAGAAGTTAAAGACACAGAATTTTTCTTTAGAGATGGTCATATAAACAATCTAGAAAAAACAATCAAATTGAGAAGTTCAAGACCAGATATGGTACTAGGAAATGTGGATAAAAAAGAATTACGTGATCCTCACGTGGATGTTTTAGGAAAATTTGAGTACAATGAAATCCTTTATTATAAAATCTCTCAAAATCATCAATACCTTGGTTGGGTCGAGGCAAGTGGAGTAGAAGTTGATTCTGTCAAAATACTTTCGAAGAATAAAGTCAGTTACTTTGGTAAATTAAACACCTCAGCTGCAGATTATTTTTATACAGAACCACTAGGTTTAGCTGAGAGTTATCCTTTAAGTAAAGCCGGTTTATATCGAAACATCTATGTATCGATTACTGATGAAGTTGTGACTCAAACAGGTATTTCTGTTAGAGTAATGCTCAAAGGGAATGATTTAGGCTGGTTGCCAAAAGGGAAAATAACTTTCTCTAAAAAATTAAATTGGACAAAAACTAAGGAACCTTCATTTAAAGTTAAGTTACTTAGGGCGTTTGCATTATCAGCAAATCATCTAGAAAAACGTTATCAGATGAAACGTTTGAAAGATACCCCACTAAAAAAAGAATGGCTAGCAGCTTATTATGAAAATAAAAACAAAACTAGTTTAAAAGGTTACTTATTACCAATTGAAAATGAAAACTATAAGGAATTAGGAGTATTTCAATCAATCTACGTCCAATCTCTAGCAACTACGCTAAATGGTAGATGGTATGAAATAATGGATGATTCTGGTAAGACGTATTTCGTGAAGGAAGAAGCCATCTCTATAAAGAGCTTTTCAGAAGAAACGGTAATGACTGAAAAAGAAGTGTTCAAAACAGCAACCTTCAAAAAGATTGAAACAGTTGTTTTTAGTACGTTGCTAGAAGCAATTGATAAAAAAGGTACAGTCGTAACATCTTTGGATTCTGTCACAGTGACTAAAGAAATAAAAACATCTGAAAATAATATCTTCTATGAAGTTAAGTGGGAAGACAAGTTCTTGTTTGTAGAACAAGCTTCTTTAAATATTATGAGAGGTGAAGGTATTTTAAATGCCAAGGATGAAATAATTCCTTATCCTGATCAAGATAAAGTAAACATTGTAACCGTTGGACGTTTATCTCAGGAAAAAAATCAAATCGTATTAATAGAAGCTTTTGTAGAATTTCAAAAAAATCAGCCAAATAGCCACTTATACATTATTGGTGCTGGTCCAGAAGGAAATAACTTACAAAATAAAATTCAAGAATTAGGTATGTCAGACTATATTGAATTGTTGGGTCAGGTCTACAATCCTTTTGAATTTATTAAACGCTGTGATATTTTTGCGTTGACTTCTTTATATGAAGGTCAATCGTTGGTTTTAATCGAAGCTTTGACATTAGGAATGAAATGCGTCTCAACAGATATCCCAGCCTGTCGATTAGTTCTTAAAGACGGTGCTTATGGTTTGATTTCAGAAACAAATGATGCGTATGGTGTGGCTCAAAGTCTAACTGAAATGATAAATAAAGAACAAAGGTTTGAAACTTTTGACCCATACGCGTATAATCAAGAAGCAATTAAAATGTTTTATCAAACATTAACCTCATTAAAATAA
- a CDS encoding CDP-glycerol glycerophosphotransferase family protein produces the protein MKGIIEAIISILFKSMGVFRSPKTVYFESFHGTQYSDNPKAIYESMVKEYPDYNLVWGVNKGSEKPFRDEKVSYVYRFSFKWFLTMPRACAWVINTRTPKWLPKNKQTIYIQTWHGTPLKKIGCDIPKVNIPGYTKESYDQSFAEESSRWDYLVSPSSYTTEIFKKAFAYSGKLIESGYPRNDLLVQATKEKAIKNQLKEKLNIPLNKKVILYAPTWREKENRVNGKYEFTTDFPFDKMEEVLGEDTLLLVRMHYLVAQNFDFSDCNKKIIDVSSNYDMSELLAISDLLITDYSSCMFDFAITNNPIVFFIPDQEEYDQELRGFYFKMEETMPGPLIENKEGLLATLNDYQNGVSLKTDNYTKFKEKFTSLEKAEASKSVTEVIFKHREE, from the coding sequence ATGAAAGGAATAATAGAAGCTATTATCAGTATTTTATTCAAAAGTATGGGTGTTTTCCGTAGTCCGAAAACAGTTTACTTTGAGAGCTTTCATGGCACTCAGTACAGCGATAATCCAAAGGCTATTTATGAGTCAATGGTAAAAGAATATCCTGATTATAACCTCGTCTGGGGTGTTAATAAGGGCAGTGAGAAACCTTTTCGTGATGAAAAGGTTTCTTATGTATATCGCTTTTCTTTTAAGTGGTTTTTAACGATGCCAAGAGCTTGTGCTTGGGTGATTAATACACGAACGCCAAAGTGGTTACCAAAAAATAAGCAAACAATTTATATTCAAACGTGGCACGGAACACCGCTGAAAAAAATTGGCTGTGATATTCCTAAAGTTAATATACCTGGGTATACAAAGGAAAGTTACGATCAATCTTTCGCAGAAGAATCTAGCAGGTGGGATTATTTGGTTTCACCAAGCTCGTATACCACTGAAATTTTTAAGAAAGCTTTTGCTTATTCTGGTAAACTCATAGAGTCTGGTTATCCTAGAAATGATTTGTTAGTTCAAGCAACCAAAGAAAAAGCAATTAAGAATCAGTTAAAAGAAAAGTTAAACATTCCTTTAAATAAAAAAGTTATCTTATATGCGCCAACTTGGCGTGAAAAAGAAAATCGAGTGAATGGTAAATATGAGTTCACCACAGATTTTCCTTTTGATAAGATGGAAGAGGTTTTAGGCGAAGATACTCTGCTTTTAGTTAGAATGCACTATTTAGTTGCTCAAAATTTTGATTTTTCAGACTGTAACAAAAAAATAATCGATGTGTCATCAAACTATGACATGAGTGAATTACTAGCAATTAGTGATTTGCTTATTACGGATTATTCATCTTGTATGTTTGATTTTGCCATAACGAATAACCCGATAGTTTTCTTTATTCCTGATCAAGAAGAGTACGATCAAGAATTGAGAGGGTTTTATTTCAAAATGGAGGAAACGATGCCTGGACCTTTAATAGAAAATAAAGAGGGTTTATTAGCAACATTGAATGATTATCAAAATGGAGTTAGTTTAAAAACTGACAACTACACTAAATTTAAAGAAAAATTTACATCACTTGAAAAGGCTGAGGCATCAAAAAGTGTTACTGAGGTTATTTTCAAGCATAGAGAGGAATAG
- a CDS encoding ABC transporter permease has protein sequence MNDVKTIILEQVNNFGIIRRISKYEEKATYQSHYLGLIWQFLNPAIQIGIYYLVFGLGVNQGKKTDGVPFIIWMLIGITAWFFINSSILGGSNSIYKQVGMVSKMKFPVSILPMVNISSNFVSYRAMMLVLLASMFGFGIYPTIYWLQYFYYFFCMIAFLFAFGILNSTITVLVRDYHIMLQSILRLLFYLSGPIWNFRTMFQGTEHRWIIKVLELNPIYYIIDGFRDSFLSKQWFWEKGTQTVFFWLIVGFLMIIGSHVHMKFRARFVDFI, from the coding sequence GTGAATGACGTAAAAACAATAATTTTAGAACAAGTAAATAATTTCGGTATTATCCGTCGTATATCAAAATATGAAGAAAAAGCAACCTACCAAAGTCACTATTTAGGCTTAATTTGGCAATTTTTAAACCCAGCAATTCAAATCGGGATTTATTACTTGGTTTTCGGATTAGGTGTTAATCAAGGTAAGAAAACAGATGGTGTTCCTTTTATTATCTGGATGTTAATCGGGATCACTGCGTGGTTCTTTATTAATAGCTCGATTTTAGGTGGATCAAACAGTATTTATAAACAAGTTGGTATGGTGTCTAAAATGAAATTCCCAGTGAGTATTTTGCCAATGGTTAATATCTCAAGTAATTTTGTTAGTTACCGCGCCATGATGTTAGTGTTATTAGCATCAATGTTTGGTTTTGGTATTTACCCAACCATTTATTGGTTACAATATTTCTATTACTTTTTCTGTATGATTGCCTTTTTATTTGCCTTTGGTATCTTAAATTCAACGATTACAGTTTTAGTAAGAGATTATCATATCATGTTACAATCTATCCTTAGATTATTATTCTATCTATCAGGTCCCATTTGGAACTTTAGAACAATGTTCCAAGGAACAGAGCACCGTTGGATTATTAAAGTGTTAGAATTAAATCCAATTTACTACATTATTGACGGCTTTAGAGATTCATTTTTATCGAAACAATGGTTCTGGGAAAAAGGAACACAGACAGTCTTCTTTTGGTTGATTGTTGGTTTCTTAATGATTATCGGATCTCATGTTCATATGAAATTTAGAGCGCGATTTGTAGACTTTATCTAA
- a CDS encoding WecB/TagA/CpsF family glycosyltransferase, whose amino-acid sequence MPEYKVEKIMDVPVDILNMSDIKKDMLNFFETNQKMTLTSVNPQIILMAETNGTVKHFIEQSTHRIADGIGLVKVSKWTKGDIKERVAGIEVMEEVLLFANAHQKNVFLLGAAPEVAQKAAENIQHKYPNLNLVGWIDGYTELSDHDIVAKMNQEKADIVFVAMGSPKQEEWLERNMPKIQATIFQTVGGSLDVMSGSVKRAPSFFIKTNLEWLYRSCSNPKRFYRMIQIPIFVFKSLSWHRKNGKH is encoded by the coding sequence ATGCCAGAATATAAAGTAGAGAAAATAATGGATGTGCCAGTGGATATCTTGAACATGTCTGATATAAAAAAAGATATGCTGAATTTTTTTGAAACTAATCAAAAAATGACGCTAACAAGTGTGAATCCGCAAATTATTTTAATGGCCGAAACAAACGGCACGGTAAAGCACTTCATCGAACAATCAACCCACCGAATTGCTGATGGTATCGGCTTGGTAAAAGTGTCGAAATGGACAAAGGGTGACATCAAAGAACGTGTCGCTGGTATTGAAGTCATGGAAGAAGTATTGCTTTTTGCCAACGCACATCAAAAGAATGTCTTTCTTTTAGGGGCTGCACCAGAAGTGGCTCAAAAAGCGGCAGAGAACATTCAACATAAATACCCAAATCTGAACTTAGTTGGTTGGATTGATGGTTACACCGAACTCTCTGATCACGATATTGTAGCTAAAATGAATCAAGAAAAAGCTGATATTGTTTTTGTTGCAATGGGAAGTCCGAAGCAAGAAGAATGGTTGGAACGTAATATGCCAAAGATACAAGCCACTATTTTTCAAACAGTTGGTGGAAGTCTTGACGTGATGAGTGGTTCGGTCAAAAGAGCCCCTAGCTTTTTTATTAAAACTAATTTGGAGTGGTTATACCGCTCTTGTAGTAATCCAAAAAGATTTTATCGCATGATTCAGATACCAATTTTTGTCTTTAAATCATTAAGTTGGCATCGGAAAAACGGGAAGCATTAA